In Hyalangium minutum, a single window of DNA contains:
- a CDS encoding 2Fe-2S iron-sulfur cluster-binding protein, with protein MPKVHFKSPLDDVTVEVKSGATLLEAAEQGGAHVGHSCGGVCGCSTCHVWIRKGLDSLSEQSDPEMDRLDMGFDVRPYSRLSCQTEVGSEDIQVEITEESLTAYMDENPALRHQLEAAGKWPLKK; from the coding sequence GTGCCGAAGGTCCACTTCAAGAGCCCCCTGGACGACGTCACCGTGGAGGTGAAGTCCGGGGCCACCCTGCTGGAGGCCGCCGAGCAGGGCGGCGCTCACGTGGGACATAGCTGTGGCGGGGTGTGCGGGTGCTCCACGTGCCACGTGTGGATTCGGAAGGGGCTGGATTCACTCTCCGAGCAGTCGGACCCAGAAATGGACCGGCTGGACATGGGGTTCGACGTGCGCCCCTACTCCCGGCTGAGCTGCCAGACAGAGGTGGGCTCGGAGGACATCCAGGTGGAGATCACCGAGGAGTCCCTCACCGCGTACATGGATGAGAACCCCGCTCTTCGGCACCAGCTGGAGGCGGCGGGGAAATGGCCGCTGAAGAAGTGA
- a CDS encoding lysylphosphatidylglycerol synthase transmembrane domain-containing protein: MLLGVVGVGVSAVLISTAFFHWNLRGEGPLLVPRFPLREFFRELPGHMVWLIPFMLLSASIIPLRALQWQQTLQRKVPFKERYHLVAIGAFTHNALPGKLGDIIRSFLLSRTQQLPFLQSLGSVAVCKLLEFAALMLLVALSFLGPFGKTMAQFAGALKVAVSLCIGLVALVVLLAHYSRPLAHALHRRHQLPRLQGLLLHLAEGLSTARSFRGTAVALLYSVGPVLAPAIGYGMALHGLGIPGGLFAGAVVLGAIALGQSLPGVPAGLGLYYFVTSWAARSLGASEADAAAFSALTHLGTVFSQVTVGAISVHQRKLRLKDLRRGGSLAREAAHHVAHDAVEPVAP; encoded by the coding sequence GTGCTGCTGGGCGTGGTGGGCGTGGGGGTCTCCGCGGTCCTGATCTCCACGGCCTTCTTCCACTGGAACCTGCGCGGGGAGGGCCCGCTGCTGGTGCCCCGGTTCCCGCTTCGGGAGTTCTTCCGCGAGCTGCCGGGCCACATGGTGTGGCTCATCCCGTTCATGCTGCTGTCCGCCTCAATCATCCCGCTGCGCGCGCTCCAGTGGCAGCAGACGCTCCAGCGCAAGGTGCCCTTCAAGGAGCGCTACCACCTGGTGGCCATCGGCGCTTTCACGCACAACGCGCTGCCCGGGAAGCTGGGTGACATCATCCGCTCGTTCCTGCTCTCCCGGACCCAGCAGCTGCCCTTCCTGCAGAGCCTGGGCTCCGTGGCCGTCTGCAAGCTGCTGGAGTTCGCCGCGCTGATGCTGCTCGTGGCCCTGTCCTTCTTGGGGCCTTTCGGGAAGACGATGGCCCAATTCGCCGGAGCCCTGAAGGTGGCCGTGTCCCTGTGCATCGGCCTGGTCGCGCTGGTGGTGTTGCTGGCCCACTACTCACGGCCGCTCGCCCACGCCTTGCACCGCCGGCACCAACTGCCCCGCCTGCAGGGCCTGCTTCTGCACCTGGCCGAGGGACTCAGCACCGCTCGGAGCTTCCGGGGCACGGCGGTAGCGTTGCTCTACTCCGTGGGGCCTGTCCTGGCGCCCGCCATCGGCTACGGCATGGCGCTGCACGGCCTGGGCATCCCCGGAGGCCTCTTCGCCGGAGCGGTCGTCCTGGGAGCCATCGCGCTTGGGCAGTCCTTGCCGGGAGTGCCCGCAGGCCTGGGGCTCTACTACTTCGTCACGAGCTGGGCCGCCCGGAGCCTGGGGGCCTCGGAGGCGGATGCGGCCGCGTTCTCCGCGCTGACCCACCTGGGCACGGTCTTCAGCCAAGTCACCGTGGGCGCCATCTCCGTCCACCAGCGCAAGCTGCGCCTGAAGGACCTGCGGCGCGGTGGCAGTCTGGCCCGCGAGGCCGCCCACCACGTGGCCCACGACGCCGTGGAGCCCGTGGCCCCGTGA
- a CDS encoding alkaline phosphatase family protein encodes MNQVLTSELQAWACTLARQIGRKVPAFPSKRQRHLLVVHLDGVPKALLDEAVQTGSMPFLSRLVRSGTYHLERAFWGSPASTPFFQAGLLYGIEHPNLPAYSWFDRELGRKVQMNTPKDALHIEQRLWRSSETSLLAGGGHTYFSLFHAGARNRLCMSTLASLKVMARSLSSEMEGLFVARTENPWRYLRSLGADSLRAMQDIWRWARALGDWRHEHGFLLSRVMLQRLGWSFAHTKALVDMVRGVPAIYLVFGNFDEVAHRRGPRSAQAIAELHRVDAYLAELYAMGRAVEHPYDVVLLTDHGHVGSLPFEKRQGQHLEDMLLRGAPVPLAADVERGLLDGRAPGAARAPRGTDSPVVMECGNFAHVYLTREHTPLEAAELVAHHREVLARASRHPDIGIVALRRGNSAVALVKGQVFGPDEVANAPLAGEFCRRAVADYLRELPHLRTAGDMVLFGEAVEPGATVGFAWEFGSHGGLTRTETCSTICWPSEAPVDLSGLSHCVRLHQRLSEAYRA; translated from the coding sequence GTGAACCAAGTCCTCACCTCAGAGTTGCAGGCATGGGCATGTACGCTTGCTCGCCAGATCGGCCGGAAAGTTCCAGCCTTCCCTTCAAAACGGCAGCGCCACCTGCTCGTTGTACATCTTGACGGCGTTCCCAAAGCGCTCCTCGACGAGGCTGTTCAGACGGGGAGCATGCCGTTCCTCTCCCGGCTGGTGCGCTCGGGGACGTACCACCTGGAGAGGGCCTTCTGGGGCTCGCCCGCCTCCACGCCCTTCTTCCAGGCGGGGCTGCTCTACGGCATCGAGCACCCGAACCTCCCTGCCTACTCGTGGTTCGATCGCGAGCTGGGCCGCAAGGTTCAGATGAACACGCCGAAGGACGCGCTCCACATCGAGCAGCGGCTCTGGCGCAGCAGTGAGACGAGCCTGCTGGCGGGCGGCGGGCACACGTACTTCTCCCTGTTCCATGCGGGCGCTCGCAACCGGCTGTGCATGAGCACGCTCGCCAGCCTCAAGGTCATGGCGCGCTCGCTGTCCTCCGAAATGGAGGGCCTGTTCGTCGCGCGCACCGAGAACCCCTGGCGATACCTGCGCTCGCTCGGCGCGGACTCATTGCGCGCGATGCAGGACATCTGGCGGTGGGCTCGAGCCCTGGGCGACTGGCGCCACGAGCATGGCTTCCTCCTCAGCCGGGTCATGCTGCAGCGGCTGGGCTGGAGCTTCGCGCACACCAAGGCGCTCGTGGACATGGTGCGGGGCGTGCCTGCCATCTACCTCGTCTTCGGCAACTTCGATGAGGTGGCGCACCGGCGCGGCCCTCGCTCCGCGCAGGCCATCGCGGAGCTGCACCGTGTCGACGCCTACCTGGCCGAGCTGTACGCCATGGGCCGCGCCGTCGAGCACCCCTACGACGTCGTCCTCCTCACCGACCACGGCCACGTGGGCAGCCTCCCGTTCGAGAAGCGCCAGGGCCAGCACCTGGAGGACATGCTCCTCCGGGGAGCGCCGGTGCCCCTGGCTGCGGATGTGGAGCGTGGGCTGCTGGATGGGCGCGCGCCGGGCGCCGCGAGAGCACCCCGGGGAACGGACTCGCCCGTGGTCATGGAGTGCGGAAACTTCGCGCACGTCTACCTCACGCGCGAGCACACGCCGCTCGAGGCCGCCGAGCTGGTGGCCCACCACCGGGAGGTGCTCGCCCGGGCCTCGCGGCACCCGGACATCGGGATTGTGGCGCTGAGGCGAGGGAACTCGGCGGTGGCGCTGGTGAAGGGCCAGGTGTTCGGTCCGGACGAGGTGGCCAACGCACCGCTCGCAGGGGAGTTCTGCCGGCGCGCCGTGGCCGACTACTTGCGCGAGCTGCCGCACCTGCGTACCGCCGGAGACATGGTGCTCTTCGGCGAGGCGGTGGAGCCGGGGGCCACCGTGGGCTTCGCCTGGGAGTTCGGCTCGCATGGCGGGCTCACCCGCACGGAGACGTGCAGTACGATCTGCTGGCCAAGCGAGGCGCCCGTGGATCTCTCTGGACTGAGCCACTGCGTGCGCCTGCACCAGCGCCTCTCGGAGGCATACCGTGCCTGA
- the omp85 gene encoding Omp85 family outer membrane protein, translating into MLLPSLVLALVSASPVAPTVPTASVPKPASKDGSVDGIALPLLSFNSDFGVGYGVVGGMYIYGDGRQPYQHGLGAQVFFTSRGVQNHYLRYDGPRLLGPLRVEGRFEYKREFQSPFYGAGNRSASEFTGNVKDAWYNYDKGSPGAWLRLRGKPWGEDHPFQAYAGYSWRYTRVSPYEASMLAEMQPLGIEGGSTGQILLGALWDTRDNESDPSTGGAEELALRISGHTTGSRYRYAGVTLSERRYFRLGSRFIFAQRVSLDMLFGDVPFFEWSTTGGVNFTEGVGGMSSVRGIERNRFVGNIKVFSNTELRFHALDLRILGQPMKLGMAAFLDLGRVWHPGVTDGAWHEWHPGAGAGLRVTRRAAVIRVDYALSTETGGQRFYMNYGHMF; encoded by the coding sequence ATGCTGCTCCCCTCACTCGTGCTCGCCCTGGTGAGCGCCTCTCCCGTGGCGCCCACGGTGCCCACAGCCTCCGTACCGAAGCCCGCCTCGAAGGATGGCAGCGTGGATGGCATCGCGCTGCCGCTGCTGAGCTTCAACTCGGACTTTGGCGTGGGCTACGGCGTGGTGGGGGGCATGTATATCTACGGCGACGGCCGTCAGCCGTATCAGCACGGCCTGGGCGCCCAGGTGTTCTTCACGAGCCGGGGCGTGCAGAACCACTACCTGCGCTACGACGGACCGAGGCTGCTGGGCCCGCTGCGGGTGGAGGGGCGGTTCGAGTACAAGCGCGAGTTCCAGAGCCCCTTCTATGGCGCGGGCAACCGCTCGGCGTCGGAGTTCACGGGGAATGTGAAGGACGCCTGGTACAACTATGACAAGGGCTCACCGGGCGCGTGGCTGCGGCTGCGCGGAAAGCCGTGGGGCGAGGACCATCCGTTCCAGGCATACGCGGGCTATTCGTGGCGGTACACGCGGGTGTCGCCCTACGAGGCGTCGATGCTCGCGGAGATGCAGCCGCTGGGCATCGAGGGCGGCTCCACGGGGCAGATCCTGCTCGGAGCGCTCTGGGACACGCGGGACAACGAGTCGGATCCGTCCACGGGCGGAGCCGAGGAGCTGGCGCTCCGCATCTCGGGACACACGACGGGGAGCCGCTATCGGTATGCGGGAGTGACACTGAGTGAGCGGCGGTACTTCCGGCTGGGCTCGCGGTTCATCTTCGCGCAGCGGGTGTCGTTGGACATGCTGTTCGGCGACGTGCCCTTCTTCGAGTGGAGCACGACGGGCGGGGTGAACTTCACCGAGGGGGTGGGAGGAATGAGCAGCGTGCGCGGCATCGAGCGCAACCGGTTCGTGGGGAACATCAAGGTGTTCTCGAACACGGAGCTGCGCTTCCACGCGCTGGACCTGCGAATCCTGGGGCAGCCGATGAAGCTGGGCATGGCGGCGTTCTTGGACTTGGGGCGGGTGTGGCACCCGGGCGTGACGGATGGAGCGTGGCATGAGTGGCACCCGGGTGCGGGCGCGGGCCTGCGGGTGACTCGGCGCGCGGCGGTCATTCGCGTGGACTACGCGCTGTCCACGGAGACGGGCGGCCAGCGCTTCTACATGAATTACGGGCACATGTTTTAG
- a CDS encoding DUF3574 domain-containing protein, translated as MTLARLAPPSSAVLRNLLLVMTLGALTSACGGESCDVGSEMYRTELFFGLDRENTTSVSEAEWQNFVDTTVTPRFSSGLTMFDANGQYLMDNGNLIHEDSKVIVLLHDGSDAISNSIDTIREEYKSRFSQEAVLRVDSVSCVAF; from the coding sequence ATGACCCTTGCCCGCCTCGCTCCGCCGTCCTCCGCTGTGCTGCGCAACCTGCTCCTCGTGATGACCCTGGGAGCGCTCACCTCGGCGTGCGGAGGAGAGTCCTGTGACGTGGGCTCGGAGATGTACCGCACGGAGCTGTTCTTCGGGCTCGATCGGGAGAACACCACGTCCGTCAGCGAGGCGGAGTGGCAGAACTTCGTCGACACCACGGTCACGCCCCGCTTCAGCAGTGGCCTGACGATGTTCGATGCCAATGGCCAGTACCTGATGGACAACGGCAACCTGATACACGAGGACAGCAAGGTGATCGTGCTGCTGCACGATGGCAGCGATGCCATCTCGAACAGCATCGACACCATCCGCGAGGAGTACAAGTCGCGCTTCAGCCAGGAAGCCGTCCTCCGGGTCGACTCGGTCTCGTGCGTCGCCTTCTAG
- a CDS encoding HNH endonuclease yields the protein MNVRSWLLLLAFFLLAAACATDEGAARKADASDTGSRIALLAEDALPLVTRPPVRRAPIEVTKEQYHEAMVQLAKRLRHTLPLRPPAQVAVISWGDPEQPNEQAQLVREYYQWCEQRGTPGDCLGLLQDGHLLTDGDKQALAFALATRGVWSGTATVIGEVLDPVQLQIALVSTITMTMALLAIPEPISKVVVLVLTASLVGYVGWDTLVGLIEGWRRLEQECQQARTFVEVRAAGERYGQVMGEKVTRLLILAATAALASGGNKFISGGLPGLPAASRLATSEGLSFELLGTVRSMTVTGRILTVSLESNALLMANQGMGSGGNPPPRSASSDSAASGSKHRLLSIESWRKPRLTADGRILPFKNSRTPADPIPNMGKNRAGQSVTRGRTAIRFDKNGFPEFEPRFETLIDDAHIGSGKHLSHFKAANEKLFRAIERDPNLAKQLGLGAEDIQALANSHQAPPGFKWHHHQDVGRMQLITEAEHRAAIPHTGGMAIWGGGYP from the coding sequence ATGAATGTACGCTCGTGGCTGCTCCTCCTCGCGTTCTTCCTGCTGGCCGCTGCCTGTGCCACAGATGAGGGCGCTGCCCGCAAGGCCGATGCTTCGGACACCGGCTCGCGCATCGCACTCCTGGCCGAGGATGCACTGCCCCTCGTCACCCGCCCACCGGTACGCCGTGCTCCCATCGAGGTGACGAAGGAGCAGTACCACGAGGCCATGGTGCAGTTGGCGAAACGCCTGCGGCACACACTGCCTCTCCGGCCACCGGCGCAGGTGGCTGTCATCTCTTGGGGGGATCCTGAGCAGCCCAACGAGCAGGCCCAGCTAGTCCGCGAGTACTACCAGTGGTGCGAGCAACGAGGAACGCCGGGAGACTGCCTCGGCTTGCTCCAAGACGGCCATTTGCTGACTGACGGGGACAAACAGGCCCTGGCCTTCGCCCTGGCCACTCGAGGTGTTTGGAGCGGTACGGCCACGGTCATCGGCGAGGTTCTCGATCCGGTACAACTGCAGATTGCGTTGGTGAGCACCATCACGATGACGATGGCGCTCCTGGCGATTCCCGAGCCCATCTCGAAGGTGGTCGTCCTCGTGCTCACGGCCTCGCTGGTGGGCTACGTGGGTTGGGACACGCTGGTGGGACTCATTGAGGGCTGGCGCCGGCTTGAGCAGGAATGCCAGCAAGCGCGCACGTTCGTGGAGGTGCGGGCGGCCGGCGAGCGCTACGGGCAGGTGATGGGAGAGAAAGTCACCCGGCTGCTCATCCTGGCAGCAACAGCCGCGCTGGCCTCGGGAGGCAACAAGTTCATCAGCGGTGGGCTGCCGGGGCTGCCCGCGGCTTCGCGCCTGGCGACCTCCGAAGGACTCAGCTTCGAACTGCTCGGCACCGTGCGATCCATGACCGTAACGGGCCGCATCCTCACGGTCTCTCTGGAATCCAACGCCCTGCTGATGGCCAACCAGGGCATGGGCAGCGGTGGCAATCCGCCGCCTCGTTCCGCCTCGTCCGACTCAGCGGCTTCTGGCTCGAAGCATCGGCTGCTCTCCATCGAATCCTGGCGCAAACCGCGCCTCACTGCGGACGGCCGGATCCTTCCGTTCAAGAACAGCCGCACACCCGCGGACCCTATTCCGAACATGGGGAAGAATCGCGCCGGGCAATCGGTCACGCGGGGGAGGACGGCCATCCGCTTCGACAAGAACGGGTTCCCTGAGTTCGAGCCCCGATTTGAAACGTTGATCGATGACGCACACATCGGAAGTGGGAAGCACCTGTCACACTTCAAGGCCGCTAACGAAAAGCTCTTCCGTGCGATCGAACGCGACCCAAACCTGGCCAAGCAGCTCGGCTTGGGAGCCGAGGACATCCAGGCACTGGCGAACTCGCATCAAGCCCCACCTGGATTCAAATGGCATCACCACCAGGACGTGGGTCGAATGCAGCTCATTACAGAGGCTGAGCACCGAGCCGCGATTCCTCACACAGGGGGTATGGCCATCTGGGGTGGAGGCTATCCCTAA
- a CDS encoding SMI1/KNR4 family protein — MTVHWTPRIWKRPYPATPLDVERLEKAWGVKLPEDYKQVAMQYQGMTPFPDVIDIGKGNTVVSELLTISESEDEDLRIYSMADTYELIKDHVPQGIYPFAGTGAGDFICFDYRSNPYAPKVVFYFTEEAGEQAIHVVANSFSEFLSKLHNGE, encoded by the coding sequence ATGACGGTCCATTGGACGCCACGCATCTGGAAGCGCCCCTACCCAGCGACTCCTCTCGACGTAGAGAGGCTCGAAAAAGCTTGGGGGGTCAAACTCCCCGAGGACTACAAACAAGTCGCAATGCAGTACCAGGGGATGACACCCTTTCCTGATGTGATCGACATCGGCAAGGGGAACACCGTCGTCAGCGAACTCCTGACCATCAGCGAGAGCGAAGACGAAGATCTGCGGATCTACTCGATGGCTGACACCTACGAGCTCATCAAGGACCACGTCCCGCAGGGCATCTACCCATTCGCAGGAACAGGGGCTGGCGACTTCATCTGCTTCGACTACCGAAGCAACCCCTATGCCCCCAAGGTCGTCTTCTACTTCACGGAAGAAGCGGGGGAACAAGCCATTCACGTGGTTGCGAACAGCTTCAGCGAGTTCCTCTCCAAGCTCCACAACGGGGAATGA
- a CDS encoding mevalonate kinase, translating into MERALSAPGKLFVAGEYAVLWGGVARVAAVGPRTAALVRRRADARVHVCLEEGTLKGSATPKGVRWDGEVPAGFAFVARTLDEALRAHGRQGVGFELAVAPSAVGPGGLKLGMGGSACATVLAADAARYVLEERFDALKLALVAHTLGQSGKGSGGDVAASFAGGVLRYRRYDVSALMAASSTGGFRAALLESPSVDVWRLPPPKLSLAYAFTGESASTRVLISQVEARMDAAARQAFVARSDAVGHAIEEGLGGGDFRAFKEAVTAQQALLQELGPTETDAMRRILAIAASYDCAGKQSGAGGGDGCILFAPNPEARAELMKGLEARGFHSMTLEVEPGLRGEAQADPRLRAWLDAHA; encoded by the coding sequence ATGGAACGGGCGCTCTCGGCACCGGGGAAGCTGTTCGTGGCGGGCGAGTACGCCGTGCTGTGGGGCGGCGTGGCACGGGTGGCGGCGGTGGGGCCTCGGACGGCGGCGCTGGTGCGGCGGCGGGCGGATGCGCGGGTGCACGTGTGCCTGGAGGAGGGCACGCTGAAGGGGAGCGCCACGCCCAAGGGCGTGCGGTGGGATGGGGAGGTTCCGGCGGGGTTCGCCTTCGTGGCGAGGACGCTGGACGAGGCGCTGCGGGCGCATGGCCGGCAAGGCGTGGGCTTCGAGCTGGCGGTGGCGCCCTCGGCGGTGGGCCCTGGAGGGCTCAAGCTGGGCATGGGCGGGAGCGCTTGCGCGACAGTGCTGGCGGCGGACGCGGCGCGGTACGTGCTGGAGGAGCGCTTCGATGCGCTGAAGCTGGCGCTGGTGGCGCACACGCTGGGGCAGAGCGGGAAGGGGAGTGGCGGAGACGTGGCGGCGAGCTTCGCCGGGGGCGTGCTGCGCTACCGGCGGTATGACGTCTCGGCGCTGATGGCGGCCTCGAGTACTGGAGGGTTCCGGGCGGCGCTGCTGGAGTCACCCTCGGTGGACGTGTGGCGGTTGCCTCCGCCGAAGCTGTCGCTGGCATATGCCTTCACAGGGGAGAGCGCTTCGACGCGGGTGCTCATCTCCCAGGTGGAGGCGCGGATGGACGCGGCCGCGCGCCAGGCCTTCGTGGCGCGCTCGGACGCAGTGGGGCATGCCATCGAGGAAGGGCTGGGCGGCGGAGACTTCCGGGCGTTCAAGGAAGCGGTGACAGCCCAGCAGGCGCTGCTCCAGGAACTGGGGCCGACCGAGACCGATGCCATGCGGCGCATCCTGGCCATTGCCGCGTCCTACGACTGCGCGGGCAAGCAGTCCGGAGCGGGAGGCGGGGACGGGTGCATCCTCTTTGCCCCGAACCCAGAAGCTCGCGCCGAGCTGATGAAGGGCCTGGAAGCGCGCGGGTTCCACTCAATGACGCTTGAGGTGGAGCCCGGGCTGCGCGGCGAGGCCCAGGCGGACCCACGGCTCCGCGCCTGGCTGGACGCACACGCCTGA
- the mvaD gene encoding diphosphomevalonate decarboxylase — MKATVLAHPNIALVKYWGKRDDALILPHQSSLSLTLAPLSVTTTVEFGAASDQVEINGHTAKGSERDRVLRVLEAVRGEAGGKLGPAKMVSRGDFPASAGLASSAAGFAALAVAAREAAGLKADPKVASMLARLGSGSACRSVQGGFCEWRRGERADGTDSYAVQRFDAKHWPELRMVVAILNRDEKEVKSRDGMKHTVDTSPYYAAWVKDAEAEVPRAVEILQRKDLQALGELAERNAWRMHSTAFAADPPLCYMNPATLGLIQHLREQRKKGMPVWFTLDAGPNPVLLTDAAHEVAAEALARACGAVDVIRCVPGGDAELKGEHLF, encoded by the coding sequence ATGAAAGCGACTGTTCTGGCGCATCCCAACATCGCCCTGGTCAAGTACTGGGGGAAGCGGGACGACGCGCTGATTCTTCCGCATCAATCGAGTCTGTCCCTGACGCTGGCGCCGCTGTCCGTCACCACCACGGTGGAGTTCGGCGCGGCGTCGGATCAGGTGGAGATCAACGGCCACACCGCGAAGGGCAGCGAGCGGGACCGGGTGCTGCGGGTGCTCGAGGCGGTGCGAGGCGAGGCGGGCGGCAAGCTGGGGCCCGCGAAGATGGTGTCTCGCGGGGACTTCCCGGCGTCGGCGGGGCTGGCGAGCAGCGCGGCGGGCTTCGCGGCGCTGGCGGTGGCGGCCCGGGAGGCAGCGGGGCTGAAGGCGGACCCGAAGGTGGCGAGCATGCTGGCGCGGTTGGGCAGCGGCTCGGCGTGCCGGAGCGTGCAGGGCGGGTTCTGCGAGTGGCGCCGCGGCGAGCGGGCGGATGGGACGGACAGCTACGCGGTGCAGCGCTTCGATGCGAAGCACTGGCCGGAGCTGCGGATGGTGGTGGCCATCCTGAACCGCGACGAGAAGGAGGTGAAGTCGCGGGATGGGATGAAGCACACGGTGGACACGAGCCCGTACTACGCGGCGTGGGTGAAGGACGCGGAGGCAGAGGTGCCTCGGGCGGTGGAGATCCTCCAGCGCAAGGACTTGCAGGCGCTCGGGGAACTGGCGGAGCGCAACGCATGGCGGATGCACTCGACGGCGTTCGCGGCGGATCCGCCGCTCTGCTACATGAACCCGGCGACGCTGGGGTTGATTCAGCACCTTCGGGAGCAGCGGAAGAAGGGGATGCCGGTGTGGTTCACGCTGGATGCGGGGCCGAACCCGGTGCTGCTGACGGACGCGGCGCATGAGGTGGCGGCCGAGGCGCTGGCGAGGGCCTGTGGCGCGGTGGATGTGATTCGCTGCGTGCCGGGCGGCGACGCGGAGCTGAAGGGCGAGCACCTCTTCTGA
- the mvk gene encoding mevalonate kinase, which translates to MDSQAAPLTGFGAGKVILLGEHSVVYGYPALAGALSRGVTASAVKARKPQLALADPFNRAQRALLTKAFLRAADLCGNPSVKVSLESELPLSMGLGSSAAVSVACARVLLKAAGKKESAREVAQVALAMEQEFHGTPSGVDHTTSAMQELILYKRLPDQSSGKARGVKSPRPLQVLVALAGERSPTKKTVGALRERQARWPERYRRLFREVGVVATEGAKAVEAGELEALGDAMNVNQGLLAALGLSSPPLEEMVYRLRALGALGAKLTGAGGDGGAVIGLFLEPEPAAAKLLQQGVRCFTSQLAGPRAL; encoded by the coding sequence ATGGATTCACAGGCGGCGCCCCTGACGGGCTTCGGTGCAGGCAAGGTCATCCTGTTGGGTGAGCACAGCGTGGTGTACGGGTACCCCGCGCTGGCAGGGGCTCTGAGCCGCGGGGTGACGGCCAGTGCAGTGAAGGCGCGGAAGCCCCAGCTGGCGCTGGCGGACCCGTTCAACCGGGCGCAGCGTGCGCTGCTGACGAAGGCGTTCCTTCGCGCGGCGGACCTGTGCGGCAATCCTTCCGTGAAGGTGTCGCTGGAGTCCGAGCTGCCGCTGTCCATGGGGTTGGGCAGCTCGGCGGCGGTGTCGGTGGCGTGCGCGCGGGTGCTGCTGAAGGCGGCGGGGAAGAAGGAATCGGCGCGCGAGGTGGCGCAGGTGGCGCTGGCCATGGAGCAGGAGTTCCACGGCACGCCCTCCGGCGTGGACCACACCACGAGCGCCATGCAGGAACTCATCCTTTATAAGCGGCTGCCGGACCAGTCCTCGGGGAAGGCGCGGGGGGTGAAGAGCCCCCGGCCGCTCCAGGTGCTGGTGGCGCTGGCGGGCGAGCGCAGCCCTACGAAGAAGACGGTGGGGGCGCTGCGGGAGCGGCAGGCGCGGTGGCCGGAGCGGTACCGGCGGCTGTTCCGGGAGGTTGGCGTGGTGGCGACGGAGGGGGCGAAGGCGGTGGAGGCGGGGGAGTTGGAGGCGCTGGGGGACGCGATGAACGTCAACCAGGGGTTGTTGGCGGCGCTGGGGCTGTCCTCGCCGCCGCTGGAGGAGATGGTGTACCGGCTGCGCGCTCTGGGGGCCCTGGGCGCGAAGCTGACAGGGGCGGGTGGCGACGGCGGCGCGGTGATTGGGCTCTTCCTGGAGCCCGAGCCCGCTGCGGCGAAGCTGCTGCAGCAGGGGGTTCGGTGCTTCACCAGCCAGCTCGCGGGGCCGCGAGCGCTGTGA